GGTACAATGTCCTTCGCGACCCTTGAAACAGACGGCAACCTGTTCGTGGGAGGGAGTATTTCAAGCGGTGATAGTAACCCGCTTAGTGTGAATGACGATCTAACGGTCGAAGGAGATGTCCGATTCGACGACGGGAGCAGTCTGTCATCCTTGTGGGACAGTCAGCTCTCCATCAATAGTTCAATCGCGACGTCCTTGTCTTCTTATCAGGAGGCGATCTCGAATCTCCAACAGTTCGTGAATTGTGTCGGCACGCTCGCGACGGAGACGACCTACGTGTGGTCGTCCGACTACATCGATTGCTTCAATAGCTGGATTGCCGGGACCCCGGTGATATCGGCAGCGAGCCAGGCGCAAGGCGCGGGGATTCAATCGGAGAACATGAGTCGTTCAGAGAGCACGCATGTACAGACCGAAAGATCTTCTCAGCCGATCACGAGTGGTGAGTCCTTCGAGGCATTGTAGAGCACACGACTGACTTCGAACTCGAACACTGGGGTCCCAGTTGCGCCGGGACCCTTATCGTGGAGCTCCTCTATCCTCACCTCAAACGGCCTGGTCTCTCTACACGGCCCTTGGCGAAATCCAGAAGACCCGAAACCCTCGTGCCCAGATAGACGGCACTCTCAGACCGTCCACGGTCTTCCGTGAGTCACTCTCCTTCTGAGCCCCACCGCCCGAGACTGTCGCGCAACTCATTGCGTGGCTGTCTCTTTTCTCTTCCTTCATGTCACGAGTAAGATTTCAGGGGCAAGTACCTTGATTCATCGAGAGACAACCGCCGATCAGCTCTGCCCTGCCTTCGAGTCGGGTGCCCCTCATCGAGCCTTCGTTTCATCTTTCAGTCCCATAACATCTTTATTGCCAATCAAATACACTTCCCCTCGGATACTCTAGTCTGCCCTTCTCTTTCTTCGCGAATCGGGGTACTCTAACAGCGAGATTCGCTTATCTACTTAGGGAGAAGAATGTCAATCAACCTCGACAAGCCACATCTTTGGAAAGCAGACATCGCCGCGTCCGTCGATCTCTTCAATAGCTGGTTTCTCAAGTTCGCCCCGAAGGCCTATCGCGACACGCGCGTCAAAACCACCCACGCCGTGGAATCGACTCTGAAGCTAACTGATGATTTGAGGAACATTGACCCGACCGTGTTGAAGACTAATCCTGGCATTCTCTCCACTCTCCGAATGTCTACCTGTCCCCCCATTGCCAGGGATCGGTTGATCGGACTCTCATATGCCAGCAAGAACCTCGTTCTCAAGATGGAAGAGGAGAAGCGGACTCCGGTTCGAATGACATCTACCGATCTAGATGAGAACCTTGGGCGGATAGTCGCAACAATCACCAAGCTACTGGACAGAGACATCTTTCCTTGGCTATCAGGAGCCTCGCGCCCAGGCAAAGAGGAACGCTACCGCGCATCTACCATAGTGGCAGATCGTCTCTGCGGAGCGGTCTCGGATCCGATCATTCGGAACGCCCAGGAGCAAAGACAGCTTTCCTTGATTGAGGGATTCCTCAAGGAGCGAGGTTATAGGAAGAGCGGGCCACCACCAGGAAAGACGATACGGGAGATGGCCCCTGGGACGTTTGCATTTCGAACCAACGCTGTCGTGGGCGACAAATCTCATAGCATAAACATTCCCATAGATGTCGTCGTTCAGCCGAAACATCCATCAAAGGACCGGGTACCCATTCTCATCGAAGCGAAATCAGCCGGTGACTTCACTAACGTCAATAAACGCCGCAAGGAGGAGGCGACGAAGATGCGACAACTCAAGACCTCCTATGGAGCACGCACACGATTCGTTCTTTTCCTTTGCGGGTACTTCGATTCAGGGTATCTTGGTTATGAGGCGGCCGAGGGCATCGACTGGATCTGGGAGCATAGGATTGAAGACCTCGACAAGCTCGGCCTTTGAGCAAATGAACGATATCCGGTCAATTGAAGCTGCTCGGCTTGAGCAGCAAGCATACCTCGATAGCCAGAAATCTCCCAAGGAGCGCAACCTCCTCGGGCAGTTTGCAACTCCTCCACGTCTGGCCCTCGATATAGCTCGATACCTTCACAGGCGCTGGAAGGACCGTGATCCCGTTCGCTTTCTCGACCCCGCGATCGGTACAGGGTCGTTTTATTCGGCACTTCTTCAGGCGTTTCCCCACGATCAAATTGATCGTGCTCAAGGGTGCGAAATCGACCCGCGCTTCGTCAACGCAGCACGTCGTCTGTGGGGGAAGACGGACCTAGTAATCCGCAAGGCCGACTTCACGCAACTCTCACCCCCAGAAGACGACTCCCGGTTCAACCTCGTTCTGACGAATCCACCTTATGTCCGGCATCACCATCTGACGCGATCGGTCAAGGAACATCTTCAGAGGAAGGTTCTCCGAAGTCTCGGTCTGCCGGTCAACGGACTTGCCGGTCTCTACTGTTACTTCATGCTCCTGACGCACGAATGGATGCAGGAAGGTGGGCTTGCTGCGTGGTTGATACCTACGGAGTTCATGGATGTGAACTATGGCCAAGCGTTGAAGCGCTATCTTCTGGACAAGGTGCGACTCATTCACATTCACCGATTTCAGGCTGATGATGTTCAATTCGGTGACGCGCTTGTCACTTCCGCCATCGTTGTCTTTGAGAAATCTAGACCGACGAGCCGACAAAAGGTGCGCTTCTCCTCCGGACCATCACTCAGTCGTCCGGTAGAGAGCGAGAACGTGTCCAGGGAAGATCTTCTGAACGCGCCAAAATGGTCCGTCTATCCCCGGAAAGAATCTGCCAGGAAGATCCAGACCACAACGACCGCTATGCTAGGTGATCTCTTCACGATCAAGCGGGGCCTCGCCACCGGGGCAAACCGTTTCTTCATCCTCTCTCGTGAAGAAGCTGACTCTCATGGCATTCCCAGTCTGGCCCTTCGTCCAATACTACCTAGTCCGAGATACGTCACAGAACAGATAATCGAGAGAGATCCCGATGGGTACCCTGCGGTAAGTCCACGACTCGCACTATTAGACTGCAACATTCCGGAATCGGTGATTCAGCGTGAGTACCCCCGTTTCGCCGATTATCTTGAGGGCGGAAAGGCTTCCGGTATTCCCTCGGGGTACCTTGCGAGCCGCAGATCACCATGGTACTCACAAGAACAGCGACGGCCTGCTCCTTTCCTATGTACCTATATGGGGCGAAATGCTGGCGGCCGAAGCCCATTTCGATTCTTCTTGAACAGGTCAGATGCCACTGCTGCCAACGTCTATCTCCTCTTGTATCCGAAGGGGGCTCTGAGCGTCGCCCTCAAGAATCGCCCTGATCTGTATGTAGAGGTTCTCTCCATCCTTCAAGATATCGAACCTGAGGACGTGGTGGGCGCGGGGCGTGTCTATGGCGGCGGGCTCCATAAGGTAGAACCACGCGAGCTTGCACGCGTTCCTGCAGATACGATCCTCACAATCATCAGTGGGGTCGAACCTGCCAGTCAACCAGAGCTATTCCCTGAGGAATACCGTTCCCGTTAGCTGGCCCATCTCCTAAACGCCGATGGCTAGCCAGACTAAGTTGGCAGTCTATGGAAAGTCCCATGACTCGGCTTTCGGCATTGACCAGACCGTGTCGCCTTTGGTGTCTATGTAGTGGAATCTACCAGTGAAGATTGTCCGACTTCCCCTCTGGGAATACCCCGTTTCCGTGAAGATCTGCGCCAAACCAAATACGAAGACGTGCGGACTTACGTCTCCCAGTTCGATCATGACTTCACCTGACTGATTGATGAAGCTCCAGCTGTCAGTACTGTCTTGGATGGGAGCCAAACCGCTATGAAAATCCCAAGCCGTCCTGAATCCTGGACCGATTCGGAACTCCCCGGTCTTGTCAATGTAGCCGTGGGTCCAGAAGATTCCGTCAGCGACCGCAACTGACGCAAGCCTCTCCGAAAACTCAGATGCCTCCTTGAACACCTTGGCGATTGCCTGATCGCCGTTCTTGTCGATATAGATCCAGTGTTCGTAATAGAGCTGAACTGGCGCAAGACCCTCGGAAAACGACCCCGCCTCGATGTACTGCGGCTCGATCACAAACTCACCCTTCCGGTTGATAAAACCCCACTTCCCCTCATGCTTCGCGGCACAATAGCCGTCGTTGAATCCCTGCATGAACTCAAATCGGGGTGAGATTACCTCCTTCCCAAACTGATCAACGCATCCCCATTTCCCGTTCTTCTCAACCCAGGCTATCCCGTTCTCGAACCCACCGATCTGGTCGTACTGGGGCAGTTTCACTGTCTTCCCGGATGGATCGACGAATAACCACACTCCGCCGTTTCTGACCGCGCCGACCTCATCAAACGGAGATCGTGCCGTTTCGAATTGGGGCTGGATTACGATCCTCCCGGTCGCGTCGATGAATCCCCATTTGCCGTTCACGACGACCGGGAAGAGCGGTTTCTTCCCGCACCCTGAACCAAGGAACGCAAACGTTACCAACAGGAGGACGCGCAGGAGGACTGACGGAGTCCCAGGGCCGGGCTTTCGACGAGCCGGGAAGGATGGAGGAACACGCGGACGCTCAGGTCGACGGCTCCCCCTATTGCAAAAGTACTCACTCATGGGGTTCCTCCGGACCATCTTCTACCCCGAGCACCGCGCTCGGGAGCCTTTCGATGTGCGGTCACAGCGAGATTATCGCGATCCGACCCAAGTCACAAGGATCGACGCGCAACATATTCAATTTGAACCTATTAGGAGTCTCAGCGAATACACGCTTGAAGTGCGTTAGCGAACACGTCTATGATCAGGCAGATCATTTGCCTACTACGTGTTCCTCGGGATTGGAGGGAACCCCTATGCTCAAGATCCTCTCCGCTCTTGCCTTTTCTCATTGGTCCACCTTGGTCGAGAACTTCCAAGCGTCCTCGCAGGAGTTCTACGCGTCACTCGAAGAGGCGCTGAAGCGACGCCAGATCCCGCACATCAGTACGTCGCGGGTGGTTTATCCAGAGACCGGGGCCTTCTCCCCGAAGCGCGAGTATCTCCGGGTGAAGCGGGAGGATCTCCTTTTTGACATATGCGCCGCGCCATTCGGGACTGGGTTCTTCTTCTCCTGGTGGTTGACCATGAAGGAGCGTCGGTGGGGGCTCCTTTGGGGTATAGTGTTTTTCTCGGTCCTCTCCGTTCTCACACGGCTGCTGTTTCCGGTTCTCGCTCCTCTGGTCGCGAACGTGATCGGGTCGCCCTTGATGCTGATGGGCGCGACTGACCACTCCGTGCTGTACCTTCTCGTCGCTATCCTGGTCTTCTTCGGAATGCTCTGGGTTTCGGCGCTTCTCGCTCGGGTCGGGTTCACACTATTCGAGGAGGCCATCCTCTCGATCCCGCTTCTGAACCTGTTCTACGCATGGATCTTCCGCCCCTTGACGTACTATCGCGTCGATACGATGCTCATGTTTGAGAAGATGGTCCAGACGGCCGTGCTGGAAGTCATTGACTCGATGACATCCGCCAAGGGCATCCGTGCTCTCTCGGAGGACGAGCGGAAGCCCATTCATAGGGGGCTTCTGAAGAGGTAGTAGCGGGCCATGCCAGGAAACGAGTCCACTCCGTCGCCAAGCGCGAGCGAGATCCTGACGGCTCAGTTCTACGAGTGGGAGCACCGGGGCCGTGGGTGGCTTCTCTGGGATCATCCGGTCGACATCGAGCCGCCATTTGAGCCGTTTCGCTTTCATCAACTACCCTTCCAGGGACCGATAATCGACGACGCTCGCAAGGCGACTCTCCTGAGCTGGCTCGCCGACGGTCTCTCGGCGCTGGTCTCTCGCAGGCATGGTCCTGGCTCCGATCAAGCGAACGAGGAGGGTGACGAGGAGAGTCAGCCGGATCCCTTCGACTCCGAATCTCCCATCATCGAATACCGCCTTTCCGCCCCGCCCGAACTCAAGGTCGCCAAGGATGCTGCAGAACAATTCCTCCTAAGTGTCCCACGAACGGCTTTCCCGATCGCGTTCGAGGCGATCGGTACGGCGCAGACACTCGCGCTCCAGATGGCTTGCCGCGATGAGGACCGCGCTCAGGTCCGGGGGCAACTTCAGGCTCACTTCCCGGATATTACCCTCACGGCCCAGGACCGATCCCTCATCCATCGATGGGAGGCCGTTCAGGAAGGGCATCTGGTCATCGTGGACCTCGGACTCTCCCAGGAATTCATGCTTCCCTTGCGAGGCTTCCGGAACTTCCAGACGGATCCACTAACCGGCGTTCTGGGAGCGCTGTCCGATCTAGAGGAACGCGAGATCGCCGTTCTCCAGGTGCTTTTCCAACACGCCAGGCATCCGTGGGCAGAGAGTATGATCCGCTCCGTTATGGACGACGAAGGCAAAAGCTTCTTCATTGACGCACCCATGATGCCCAAGATCGCTCGGGAGAAGGCGTCCCGGCCACTCTTCGCAACCGTCATTCGCCTTGCGGCCACAAGCCCACGCCTCGATCGGGCTTGGGGAATCGTCCGGGCCGTGAGCGGCGCTCTCCACGCGTATTCGGAGCCGACCAGCAATGAGTTCATCCCGCTTTCGAACGACGGCTACGATTCCGTCGATCACCTAGAGGACCTGCTCTTGAGGCGGAGCCGACGGAGCGGGATGCTTCTAAATTCCGAGGAACTCGTCTCGCTTGTACATCCTCCCTCCGAGACCGTCCGCATCCCCAAGCTTCTGCGCGAGGAACGGAAGACCAAACGGGCCCCGGCTATCGCCACCGGAAACACGCTTCAACTCGGGAAGAATGCGCACTCGGGACAGACCGTCGAGGTTTCCCTCAATCCCGAGCAACGGTCCCGGCACATGTACGTGGTCGGAGCCTCCGGAACCGGAAAGTCCACCCTGCTCCTCCATCTCATCAACCAGGACCTCGAAAGCGGGCAAGGGCTTGGCATTCTTGACCCGCACGGTGACCTCATCGACGAGGTTCTCGGCCGAATCCCGGAGAACCGAGTAAAGGACGTTGTCATCCTCGATCCGGCGGACGAGAACTTTCCCGTCGGGTTCAACATCCTCTCGGCGCACTCAGAACTTGAAAAGACCCTCCTCTCCTCCGACCTCGTCGCGATCTTCCGGAGCCTGTCGGAGAGCTGGGGCGATCAGATGAATTCGGTGTTCGCGAACGCAATCGTCGCGTTTCTCGAAAGCAGCCGGGGAGGAACACTCGTCGATCTCCGAAAGTTCCTACTCGACGTGAAGTTCCGGAACGATTTCCTGGAAACGGTGGACGACCCAGAAGTGGTCTATTTCTGGAAGAAGCAGTTCCCGATGCTTTCCGGACGACCTCAGACCCCGATCCTCACTCGTCTTGACACCTTCCTCCGGCCGAAGCTCATCCGGAACATGGTGGCCCAAAAGGATGATCGTATTGATCTCGGGGAGATCATGAACTCGGGGAAGATCTTCCTGGCGCGGCTCTCCCAAGGAGCGATTGGCGAAGAAAACGCCCGGCTTCTCGGGAATCTCGTGGTCGCGAAACTCCA
The sequence above is a segment of the Candidatus Eisenbacteria bacterium genome. Coding sequences within it:
- a CDS encoding XamI family restriction endonuclease — its product is MSINLDKPHLWKADIAASVDLFNSWFLKFAPKAYRDTRVKTTHAVESTLKLTDDLRNIDPTVLKTNPGILSTLRMSTCPPIARDRLIGLSYASKNLVLKMEEEKRTPVRMTSTDLDENLGRIVATITKLLDRDIFPWLSGASRPGKEERYRASTIVADRLCGAVSDPIIRNAQEQRQLSLIEGFLKERGYRKSGPPPGKTIREMAPGTFAFRTNAVVGDKSHSINIPIDVVVQPKHPSKDRVPILIEAKSAGDFTNVNKRRKEEATKMRQLKTSYGARTRFVLFLCGYFDSGYLGYEAAEGIDWIWEHRIEDLDKLGL
- a CDS encoding SAM-dependent DNA methyltransferase, coding for MNDIRSIEAARLEQQAYLDSQKSPKERNLLGQFATPPRLALDIARYLHRRWKDRDPVRFLDPAIGTGSFYSALLQAFPHDQIDRAQGCEIDPRFVNAARRLWGKTDLVIRKADFTQLSPPEDDSRFNLVLTNPPYVRHHHLTRSVKEHLQRKVLRSLGLPVNGLAGLYCYFMLLTHEWMQEGGLAAWLIPTEFMDVNYGQALKRYLLDKVRLIHIHRFQADDVQFGDALVTSAIVVFEKSRPTSRQKVRFSSGPSLSRPVESENVSREDLLNAPKWSVYPRKESARKIQTTTTAMLGDLFTIKRGLATGANRFFILSREEADSHGIPSLALRPILPSPRYVTEQIIERDPDGYPAVSPRLALLDCNIPESVIQREYPRFADYLEGGKASGIPSGYLASRRSPWYSQEQRRPAPFLCTYMGRNAGGRSPFRFFLNRSDATAANVYLLLYPKGALSVALKNRPDLYVEVLSILQDIEPEDVVGAGRVYGGGLHKVEPRELARVPADTILTIISGVEPASQPELFPEEYRSR
- a CDS encoding WG repeat-containing protein; this encodes MSEYFCNRGSRRPERPRVPPSFPARRKPGPGTPSVLLRVLLLVTFAFLGSGCGKKPLFPVVVNGKWGFIDATGRIVIQPQFETARSPFDEVGAVRNGGVWLFVDPSGKTVKLPQYDQIGGFENGIAWVEKNGKWGCVDQFGKEVISPRFEFMQGFNDGYCAAKHEGKWGFINRKGEFVIEPQYIEAGSFSEGLAPVQLYYEHWIYIDKNGDQAIAKVFKEASEFSERLASVAVADGIFWTHGYIDKTGEFRIGPGFRTAWDFHSGLAPIQDSTDSWSFINQSGEVMIELGDVSPHVFVFGLAQIFTETGYSQRGSRTIFTGRFHYIDTKGDTVWSMPKAESWDFP
- a CDS encoding ATP-binding protein, producing MPGNESTPSPSASEILTAQFYEWEHRGRGWLLWDHPVDIEPPFEPFRFHQLPFQGPIIDDARKATLLSWLADGLSALVSRRHGPGSDQANEEGDEESQPDPFDSESPIIEYRLSAPPELKVAKDAAEQFLLSVPRTAFPIAFEAIGTAQTLALQMACRDEDRAQVRGQLQAHFPDITLTAQDRSLIHRWEAVQEGHLVIVDLGLSQEFMLPLRGFRNFQTDPLTGVLGALSDLEEREIAVLQVLFQHARHPWAESMIRSVMDDEGKSFFIDAPMMPKIAREKASRPLFATVIRLAATSPRLDRAWGIVRAVSGALHAYSEPTSNEFIPLSNDGYDSVDHLEDLLLRRSRRSGMLLNSEELVSLVHPPSETVRIPKLLREERKTKRAPAIATGNTLQLGKNAHSGQTVEVSLNPEQRSRHMYVVGASGTGKSTLLLHLINQDLESGQGLGILDPHGDLIDEVLGRIPENRVKDVVILDPADENFPVGFNILSAHSELEKTLLSSDLVAIFRSLSESWGDQMNSVFANAIVAFLESSRGGTLVDLRKFLLDVKFRNDFLETVDDPEVVYFWKKQFPMLSGRPQTPILTRLDTFLRPKLIRNMVAQKDDRIDLGEIMNSGKIFLARLSQGAIGEENARLLGNLVVAKLQQIAMSRQEVAQEKRRPFYFYIDEFHNFITPTMAQILSGARKYRLALILAHQDLQQLASRDKDVLNSVISNPYTRVCFRVGDQDAQTLEKGFSSFDRKDLQNLGIGQAVVRMERAEYDFNVDTPLPPRVDPDEAETRRGAAVEHSRKVYARSREEIETLIRDSAESLLGIDLTRKREVEKAPPVPTPARTAPPDVPPPAAPKPRKRAKMPEAPVLPGRGGQQHRYLQELIRRWAESKDWQASVEEPILDGLGNVDVALRRGEHTVACEIGVSSPPERELENIQKCLAGGFDQVVWISTEKKTLTKVRALVSSAISKEDRDRVVVATPDEVFSVLEAIDAEEAGSEQTFRGYRVKVRYKAVAEGEKAEKRKAVSSVIARALRRLAD